A DNA window from Methanococcus voltae PS contains the following coding sequences:
- the spcS gene encoding O-phosphoseryl-tRNA(Sec) selenium transferase — protein MLDINIKGTIPKNMEERGLNILSDNLGEIENILNQRKMPKKGLSDEKIELLLNFLANMDTDKDPKAIRVGEREARISSEIHKKLSSNFCHGIGRSGNLVDPQPKAPGASAMYALTNKILESFLKNLNVNVNALATPVSTGMSIALCLSALKRGFLVENSKMDKDTKITTKQYSKYDGANVVIYPYASHKSPIKSTSFVGMRMRFVETKLSDKDDCVEIPVEDIISATEKELKDGKNPVILSTLTFFPPRRSDDVEEISKYCLENNIPHIINGAYAIQNHKYLDKLKKALKYRVDAIVSSTDKNLMTPIGGGIIYSKDKNFLKEVSLTYPGRASATPIVNTFVSLLSMGMDKYTYLMKEQVKNKNLLDELLVDLANKTENKKLDVDSPIASCITTKKDPIDVSAKLYNLRVTGPRGIKTTDHFGNCYMQDYKYNYVVMNASIGVKETDVINAVNKLSKVI, from the coding sequence ATGCTTGATATCAATATTAAAGGAACTATACCTAAAAATATGGAAGAACGGGGCTTAAACATCTTATCCGATAATCTCGGAGAAATAGAAAACATATTAAATCAGCGAAAAATGCCTAAAAAAGGTTTAAGTGACGAAAAAATAGAGTTACTTTTAAATTTCTTGGCAAACATGGACACAGATAAAGACCCAAAAGCTATACGTGTTGGTGAAAGAGAGGCTCGAATTTCATCAGAAATACATAAGAAACTATCGTCTAATTTTTGTCATGGCATCGGTAGGAGTGGAAATCTAGTAGACCCACAGCCTAAAGCACCCGGGGCAAGTGCTATGTACGCATTAACAAATAAAATACTAGAAAGCTTTTTAAAAAACTTAAATGTAAATGTTAATGCTTTAGCAACGCCTGTATCGACGGGAATGTCAATTGCATTATGTTTAAGTGCCTTAAAGCGTGGATTTTTAGTTGAAAATTCAAAAATGGATAAGGATACTAAAATTACTACAAAGCAGTATTCTAAATACGACGGTGCAAATGTGGTAATTTACCCTTACGCGTCTCATAAAAGTCCTATAAAGTCTACTTCTTTCGTAGGAATGAGAATGAGGTTTGTAGAGACCAAATTAAGTGATAAAGATGATTGCGTAGAAATACCTGTCGAAGATATAATATCAGCAACTGAAAAAGAGCTAAAAGATGGTAAAAATCCCGTAATTTTAAGTACCTTAACATTTTTCCCACCTCGTAGAAGTGACGATGTGGAAGAAATTTCCAAGTACTGTCTGGAAAATAACATTCCTCATATTATAAATGGGGCGTATGCTATACAAAACCACAAATACCTCGATAAACTTAAAAAAGCCTTAAAGTATCGAGTTGATGCCATTGTAAGCTCCACAGATAAAAATTTAATGACTCCAATCGGTGGAGGAATTATCTATTCAAAAGATAAAAATTTCTTAAAAGAAGTTTCTTTAACCTATCCGGGTAGAGCTTCCGCAACTCCTATCGTAAACACGTTTGTATCACTTTTATCAATGGGTATGGATAAATATACATATTTAATGAAAGAACAAGTTAAGAACAAAAATTTGTTGGATGAATTATTAGTTGATTTAGCAAATAAAACTGAAAATAAAAAATTAGATGTTGATAGTCCTATAGCTTCTTGTATAACTACAAAAAAAGACCCTATCGACGTTTCCGCAAAATTATATAATCTTAGGGTTACCGGTCCAAGAGGTATAAAAACCACAGACCATTTTGGAAACTGCTACATGCAAGATTACAAGTATAATTACGTAGTTATGAATGCTTCAATCGGCGTTAAAGAAACTGACGTTATTAATGCCGTAAATAAATTAAGTAAGGTTATTTAA